Proteins encoded in a region of the Populus nigra chromosome 3, ddPopNigr1.1, whole genome shotgun sequence genome:
- the LOC133689226 gene encoding uncharacterized protein LOC133689226 codes for MAVTMKQMALAVTALGLISFVFGIVAENKKPAAGTPIPGKGVVICKYSSDPTVPLGFLSVGFLVATTVVGYLSLFYPYKGKSVPNSALFQSASFSIFFNIAVFTAGLAAALILWPTIQEHSHLSHTVHHDPDHQCPTAKTGLLGGGALVSLDSALFWLVALMLADNAREDYFDETEKDVKGGHHDEVLEGDFDAPAHLKGTA; via the exons ATGGCTGTTACAATGAAGCAGATGGCTCTCGCAGTCACGGCCCTTGGCCTcatctcttttgtttttggcaTTGTCGCTGAAAATAAGAAG ccTGCTGCTGGAACTCCAATACCTGGAAAAGGTGTTGTAATTTGCAAGTATTCATCCGATCCCACAGTACCTTTGGGGTTCCTCTCAGTTGGATTTCTGGTAGCAACTACAGTCGTTGGTTATTTATCTCTCTTCTATCCTTATAAAGGAAAATCAGTCCCCAACTCTGCTTTGTTTCAGAGCGCCAGTTTCTCCATCTTCTTCAACATTGCTGT GTTTACGGCAGGATTGGCAGCAGCATTGATATTGTGGCCAACAATTCAAGAGCACTCTCACTTGAGTCACACCGTTCATCACGATCCTGACCATCAATGCCCCACTGCCAAGACCGGTCTCCTTGGTGGCGGTGCTTTAGTTTCTCTCGATTCAGCTCTTTTCTGGTTAGTCGCACTCATGTTAGCAGACAATGCTCGGGAGGACTACTTTGATGAAACGGAAAAGGATGTCAAGGGGGGACATCATGATGAGGTGCTTGAGGGTGATTTTGATGCGCCTGCACATCTCAAGGGCACTGCATAA
- the LOC133689225 gene encoding uncharacterized protein LOC133689225 isoform X1: MEKECWEGGSDESRLLIAPAPSPTARDAAAGINGCLLLLRHPKSGNATNYLLSNDNEGAVLQELHWFKQSYTSWFLGDYVSQGIACASSLYIFHPHTSTQPFQGLCFSSASDHQWNIQGVFTESFLDGSLYTATPVDPVFILLPIFEEARMKKRDDLGKFRQLDEIIFINDYPGYQHLMSIAENCMGVVCEIKEIGSSKFFRLDDSKVLAWLYCKVFQLKKALCSLDKNYAAQDEKYTLAEAVSILREYVKDEPWLMLLLDHLKLNLLEVTSKVPEAENFPTNAEHNPVSSSLVQEKGRSEDKTKRSGKQAKKAKVETESRNIREMFRRACRKS, encoded by the exons ATGGAAAAGGAATGCTGGGAAGGTGGCAGTGATGAGTCTCGTCTTCTGATCGCACCTGCGCCTTCGCCCACTGCAAGAG ATGCTGCTGCTGGAATTAATGGATGCTTGTTATTGCTTCGACATCCAAAATCgg GGAACGCGACAAACTATCTCCTTAGTAATGATAATGAGGGAGCAGTGCTCCAAGAACTTCACTGGTTCAAGCAATCATATACCTCTTGGTTTCTTGGCGATTATGTTTCTCAAg GCATTGCATGTGCTTCATCTCTATATATTTTCCATCCACACACTTCCACTCAACCTTTCCAAGGCCTGTGCTTCTCCTCAGCATCAGATCATCAATGGAACATACAAGGAGTTTTTACAGAATCTTTCCTAG ATGGCAGCCTATACACTGCCACTCCTGTCGATCCTGTTTTCATTTTGTTGCCCATTTTTGAGGAAGCTAGAATGAAG AAGAGGGATGATCTAGGGAAGTTCAGGCAATTAGATGAGATAATATTTATCAATGACTATCCTGGGTATCAGCATCTAATGTCCATTGCAGAGAACTGTATGGGAGTAGTTTGTGAAATCAAAG AAATTGGATCTTCCAAGTTTTTTCGGCTGGATGATTCAAAGGTTTTAGCTTGGCTGTACTGCAAG GTGTTCCAATTAAAAAAGGCTCTATGCTCCTTGGACAAGAACTATGCTGCTCAAGACGAGAAATATACAT TAGCTGAGGCGGTTTCAATATTAAGGGAGTACGTGAAGGATGAGCCGTGGTTGATGCTTCTGTTAGATCATTTGAA ATTAAATTTACTCGAGGTAACTAGTAAGGTACCAGAAGCTGAAAATTTTCCGACCAATGCCGAACATAATCCAGTTTCTTCCAGTTTGGTACAG GAAAAGGGTAGGAGTGAAGATAAAACAAAGAGAAGTGGAAAGCAAGCTAAAAAGGCCAAGGTGGAGACAGAATCAAGGAACATAAGAGAAATGTTTCGCAGGGCTTGCAGGAAAAGCTAA
- the LOC133689306 gene encoding glucan endo-1,3-beta-glucosidase 5-like isoform X1, which yields MGGLIKGVVSTRQRQQPLVVTLRCLSILQLLVDSVSGIGVNWGTQATHPLPPSTVVKMLRDNGFQKVKLFDADSATLNALANSGIQVMVGIPNDMLYNLANSEQAADTWVAKNVSSHISSGGADIRYVAVGNEPFLSSYNGSFLGTTLPALRNIQSALTKAGLSTRVKVTVPLNADVYESPTNLPSDGDFRSDIHDLMLSIVKFLSDNGAPFTVNIYPFISLYSDPNFPLGFAFFGNKSFPLNDGGTIYDNVFDANHDTLIWALQKNGYGSLPVVIGEIGWPTDGDKNANLNYAQQFNQGFMDSVISNKGTPLRPGYVDAYLFSLIDEDAKSIQPGNFERHWGLFYLDGQPKYAVSLVTANSKGLVPARDVHYLARQWCIMSPSASLDDPQVGPSVSYACANADCTSLGYGTSCENLDARGNISYALNSYYQQNNQLESACKFPNNLSVVINNDPSTGTCKFRIMIQGQAVISGAGGGKGFSRSSLAVFILVFFPLYFCDFLGLKLKVYGLGFCDF from the exons ATGGGGGGTTTGATCAAAGGAGTGGTGTCTACAAGGCAAAGGCAACAACCCCTTGTTGTAACCCTGCGCTGCTTATCTATCCTTCAATTGCTGGTGGATTCCGTGAGTGGAATTGGAGTCAACTGGGGAACTCAGGCAACGCATCCTTTGCCGCCTTCCACTGTGGTTAAAATGCTCAGGGACAACGGTTTTCAGAAGGTCAAGCTATTTGATGCTGATTCAGCAACTCTAAATGCTCTCGCTAATTCTGGGATTCAAGTCATGGTGGGTATTCCCAATGATATGCTTTATAATCTGGCCAATAGTGAGCAAGCTGCTGACACCTGGGTGGCCAAGAATGTCTCTTCTCATATCTCTTCTGGTGGTGCAGACATCAG GTACGTTGCAGTTGGAAATGAGCCATTCTTGTCATCCTACAATGGAAGCTTTCTGGGAACAACTCTTCCTGCTCTTCGGAATATCCAATCAGCTTTAACAAAAGCCGGACTAAGCACTCGGGTGAAAGTCACCGTTCCCCTCAATGCTGATGTGTATGAGAGTCCAACAAATCTTCCATCCGATGGTGACTTCCGTTCAGACATCCATGATCTCATGCTATCGATTGTCAAGTTCTTGAGCGACAATGGGGCTCCATTCACTGTCAATATCTATCCATTTATAAGCCTTTACAGTGATCCTAATTTCCCCCTTGGCTTTGCATTCTTTGGCAACAAGTCATTTCCCTTGAACGATGGTGGGACAATTTACGACAACGTGTTTGATGCGAACCATGACACCCTTATATGGGCTTTGCAGAAGAATGGTTATGGAAGCTTGCCCGTTGTCATTGGGGAAATTGGGTGGCCTACCGACGGAGACAAAAACGCAAACTTGAACTACGCACAGCAGTTCAACCAAGGGTTTATGGATAGTGTCATTTCCAACAAGGGAACCCCACTGCGTCCTGGTTATGTGGATGCCTATTTATTTAGTCTCATAGACGAAGATGCCAAAAGCATTCAGCCTGGTAATTTTGAGCGCCACTGGGGATTGTTTTACTTGGATGGACAGCCTAAGTATGCAGTTAGCCTGGTGACGGCGAATTCAAAGGGTCTGGTACCGGCAAGGGATGTACATTATTTAGCCAGACAATGGTGTATTATGTCTCCATCAGCAAGCCTTGATGATCCGCAGGTGGGACCGAGTGTGAGCTATGCTTGTGCTAACGCGGACTGTACTAGTCTAGGGTATGGAACTTCTTGTGAAAATCTGGATGCGCGGGGCAACATCTCCTATGCACTTAACAGTTACTACCAGCAGAATAATCAACTTGAAAGTGCTTGTAAGTTCCCAAATAACCTTTCAGTTGTTATAAACAATGACCCCTCTACTGGGACCTGCAAATTCAGGATCATGATTCAAGGTCAAGCAGTCATCTCTGGCGCGGGAGGTGGAAAGGGATTTTCAAGGTCTAGTTTGGCAGTGTTCATCTTGGTGTTTTTTCCCCtgtatttttgtgattttctggGTTTAAAGCTTAAGGTGTATGGTCTAgggttttgtgatttttaa
- the LOC133689225 gene encoding uncharacterized protein LOC133689225 isoform X2 yields MEKECWEGGSDESRLLIAPAPSPTARDAAAGINGCLLLLRHPKSGNATNYLLSNDNEGAVLQELHWFKQSYTSWFLGDYVSQDGSLYTATPVDPVFILLPIFEEARMKKRDDLGKFRQLDEIIFINDYPGYQHLMSIAENCMGVVCEIKEIGSSKFFRLDDSKVLAWLYCKVFQLKKALCSLDKNYAAQDEKYTLAEAVSILREYVKDEPWLMLLLDHLKLNLLEVTSKVPEAENFPTNAEHNPVSSSLVQEKGRSEDKTKRSGKQAKKAKVETESRNIREMFRRACRKS; encoded by the exons ATGGAAAAGGAATGCTGGGAAGGTGGCAGTGATGAGTCTCGTCTTCTGATCGCACCTGCGCCTTCGCCCACTGCAAGAG ATGCTGCTGCTGGAATTAATGGATGCTTGTTATTGCTTCGACATCCAAAATCgg GGAACGCGACAAACTATCTCCTTAGTAATGATAATGAGGGAGCAGTGCTCCAAGAACTTCACTGGTTCAAGCAATCATATACCTCTTGGTTTCTTGGCGATTATGTTTCTCAAg ATGGCAGCCTATACACTGCCACTCCTGTCGATCCTGTTTTCATTTTGTTGCCCATTTTTGAGGAAGCTAGAATGAAG AAGAGGGATGATCTAGGGAAGTTCAGGCAATTAGATGAGATAATATTTATCAATGACTATCCTGGGTATCAGCATCTAATGTCCATTGCAGAGAACTGTATGGGAGTAGTTTGTGAAATCAAAG AAATTGGATCTTCCAAGTTTTTTCGGCTGGATGATTCAAAGGTTTTAGCTTGGCTGTACTGCAAG GTGTTCCAATTAAAAAAGGCTCTATGCTCCTTGGACAAGAACTATGCTGCTCAAGACGAGAAATATACAT TAGCTGAGGCGGTTTCAATATTAAGGGAGTACGTGAAGGATGAGCCGTGGTTGATGCTTCTGTTAGATCATTTGAA ATTAAATTTACTCGAGGTAACTAGTAAGGTACCAGAAGCTGAAAATTTTCCGACCAATGCCGAACATAATCCAGTTTCTTCCAGTTTGGTACAG GAAAAGGGTAGGAGTGAAGATAAAACAAAGAGAAGTGGAAAGCAAGCTAAAAAGGCCAAGGTGGAGACAGAATCAAGGAACATAAGAGAAATGTTTCGCAGGGCTTGCAGGAAAAGCTAA
- the LOC133688784 gene encoding uncharacterized protein LOC133688784 — protein MPRRTRNSNKLSSSSSSATTLKPPHNSSARKPDFHNNGLSPQKHNPAEKRSLVCGIPRSGSTKFPISRYDRVREVSTPRRSLRLSLLQGPNANQLVSNKISDCKSDDRRVLSSNEVKGEVEMKKVSTRRRSLRLSLLQGTNANQLVSNKTSDCKSDDTRVWSSNEVKGEVEMKTSNRSCVITFGFKAAKARVSAIDVCETNEQEINNNNRKRKRTDEANIRAVHEWTKEQEMVLQRAYFTTKPTPHFWKKVSKLVPGKSAQDCFEKVNSDHMTPPQALRRSRAKRINSSPLESSSLSASKILHPSGPKSKRLRCEQKDQLAHKNVRELLQNQNRMDRDYEADFFSIFEPDMNPSTQDSQLAVKISTPEHSKVKQGFLHKFHEKSSSGHKKPLSRLSSCGINIVSPPVLKQVKNRALHEKYIDQLHCREAKRKAAYARAGKSAGKKNRGEINVQKIDVVRAAKNSLVSDVQDALNHIHDLQANASSSSDFDDDGVGSDDDGGESGL, from the exons ATGCCCAGAAGGACAAGAAACTCAAATAaactctcctcctcctcttcctcagCCACCACCCTGAAACCACCCCATAATTCCAGTGCCCGCAAGCCAGACTTTCACAACAATGGCCTTTCCCCGCAAAAACATAATCCCGCTGAAAAAAGATCCCTAGTTTGCGGCATTCCCCGTTCCGGGTCCACTAAATTTCCAATCTCTCGTTACGATAGGGTCCGTGAGGTTTCGACTCCTAGGAGATCCTTAAGGCTTTCTTTGTTGCAGGGCCCAAATGCAAATCAACTTGTCAGCAACAAGATTAGCGATTGCAAGTCCGATGATAGGAGGGTTTTGTCTTCGAATGAAGTAAAAGGTGAAGTGGAAATGAAAAAGGTTTCGACTCGTAGGAGATCTTTAAGGCTTTCTTTGTTGCAGGGCACAAATGCAAATCAACTTGTCAGCAACAAGACTAGTGATTGCAAGTCTGATGATACGAGGGTTTGGTCTTCGAATGAAGTAAAAGGTGAAGTGGAAATGAAAACCAGTAACAGGAGTTGTGTTATTACTTTTGGATTTAAAGCAGCCAAAGCAAGAGTGAGTGCCATTGATGTCTGTGAAACAAATGaacaagaaattaataataacaacaggaagagaaagagaacaGACGAAGCTAATATAAGGGCTGTTCACGAGTGGACAAAGGAGCAAGAAATGGTTTTGCAAAGAGCTTATTTTACCACCAAGCCTACCCCTCATTTCTGGAAGAAGGTTTCTAAGCtg GTTCCTGGAAAGTCTGCACAGGATTGTTTTGAGAAAGTAAACTCTGATCATATGACTCCACCTCAAGCTTTGCGGCGATCAAGGGCTAAGAGAATAAACTCATCACCTCTTGAAAGCTCTTCGCTCTCTGCTAGCAAGATACTTCATCCGTCTGGCCCAAAGAGTAAACGATTGAGATGTGAGCAGAAGGATCAACTCGCACATAAAAATGTTAGAGAGTTATTGCAAAATCAGAATCGAATGGACCGAGATTATGAAGCAGactttttctccatttttgaacCTGACATGAATCCATCTACTCAAGATTCTCAGCTGGCTGTTAAAATTTCCACCCCCGAGCACTCAAAAGTAAAACAGGGTTTTCTTCACAAGTTCCATGAGAAATCTTCTTCTGGCCATAAAAAGCCCCTTTCAAGATTGAGTTCATGTGGGATAAATATTGTTAGTCCCCCAGTACTGAAGCAGGTGAAAAACAGGgctttacatgaaaaatatattgacCAATTACACTGCAGGGAAGCTAAGAGAAAGGCAGCATATGCACGGGCAGGAAAATCAGCGGGAAAAAAGAACAGGGGGGAGATCAATGTTCAGAAAATAGATGTGGTTAGAGCTGCAAAAAATTCCCTGGTTTCTGATGTACAAGATGCTCTTAATCACATCCATGATCTACAAGCTAATGCCAGCAGCTCTTctgattttgatgatgatggtgtTGGCAGTGATGATGATGGAGGTGAAAGTGGACTATGA
- the LOC133689306 gene encoding glucan endo-1,3-beta-glucosidase 5-like isoform X2, which produces MICFIIWPIVSKLLTPGWPRMSLLISLLVVQTSVGNEPFLSSYNGSFLGTTLPALRNIQSALTKAGLSTRVKVTVPLNADVYESPTNLPSDGDFRSDIHDLMLSIVKFLSDNGAPFTVNIYPFISLYSDPNFPLGFAFFGNKSFPLNDGGTIYDNVFDANHDTLIWALQKNGYGSLPVVIGEIGWPTDGDKNANLNYAQQFNQGFMDSVISNKGTPLRPGYVDAYLFSLIDEDAKSIQPGNFERHWGLFYLDGQPKYAVSLVTANSKGLVPARDVHYLARQWCIMSPSASLDDPQVGPSVSYACANADCTSLGYGTSCENLDARGNISYALNSYYQQNNQLESACKFPNNLSVVINNDPSTGTCKFRIMIQGQAVISGAGGGKGFSRSSLAVFILVFFPLYFCDFLGLKLKVYGLGFCDF; this is translated from the exons ATGATATGCTTTATAATCTGGCCAATAGTGAGCAAGCTGCTGACACCTGGGTGGCCAAGAATGTCTCTTCTCATATCTCTTCTGGTGGTGCAGACATCAG TTGGAAATGAGCCATTCTTGTCATCCTACAATGGAAGCTTTCTGGGAACAACTCTTCCTGCTCTTCGGAATATCCAATCAGCTTTAACAAAAGCCGGACTAAGCACTCGGGTGAAAGTCACCGTTCCCCTCAATGCTGATGTGTATGAGAGTCCAACAAATCTTCCATCCGATGGTGACTTCCGTTCAGACATCCATGATCTCATGCTATCGATTGTCAAGTTCTTGAGCGACAATGGGGCTCCATTCACTGTCAATATCTATCCATTTATAAGCCTTTACAGTGATCCTAATTTCCCCCTTGGCTTTGCATTCTTTGGCAACAAGTCATTTCCCTTGAACGATGGTGGGACAATTTACGACAACGTGTTTGATGCGAACCATGACACCCTTATATGGGCTTTGCAGAAGAATGGTTATGGAAGCTTGCCCGTTGTCATTGGGGAAATTGGGTGGCCTACCGACGGAGACAAAAACGCAAACTTGAACTACGCACAGCAGTTCAACCAAGGGTTTATGGATAGTGTCATTTCCAACAAGGGAACCCCACTGCGTCCTGGTTATGTGGATGCCTATTTATTTAGTCTCATAGACGAAGATGCCAAAAGCATTCAGCCTGGTAATTTTGAGCGCCACTGGGGATTGTTTTACTTGGATGGACAGCCTAAGTATGCAGTTAGCCTGGTGACGGCGAATTCAAAGGGTCTGGTACCGGCAAGGGATGTACATTATTTAGCCAGACAATGGTGTATTATGTCTCCATCAGCAAGCCTTGATGATCCGCAGGTGGGACCGAGTGTGAGCTATGCTTGTGCTAACGCGGACTGTACTAGTCTAGGGTATGGAACTTCTTGTGAAAATCTGGATGCGCGGGGCAACATCTCCTATGCACTTAACAGTTACTACCAGCAGAATAATCAACTTGAAAGTGCTTGTAAGTTCCCAAATAACCTTTCAGTTGTTATAAACAATGACCCCTCTACTGGGACCTGCAAATTCAGGATCATGATTCAAGGTCAAGCAGTCATCTCTGGCGCGGGAGGTGGAAAGGGATTTTCAAGGTCTAGTTTGGCAGTGTTCATCTTGGTGTTTTTTCCCCtgtatttttgtgattttctggGTTTAAAGCTTAAGGTGTATGGTCTAgggttttgtgatttttaa